AGCCCTTGCGACACCTAATCCAAAAGAAGTAACTAACAAAGCAGGAGGGTTGTTTACCTCAACTCCTTCAGGGTCGTTTAACCCTGGAACTCAAAGCTCTAATGCAACTAATGGTACTGACGCGACTGGTGCAGATACTGTAGCTTTGGATATTACCAGGACTGGAGCTGACACAACGACAGTGAATATTGATTTTGATGTAGCAGGTGGTGTTTTAACCGGAGGTAAAGGTGCCATTTATGAAGTTCTTGGTATTGGTGATAATGGCCAAGGTGGTGGTGATGCGATACAGTTTAAAGTAGGAACGACGACCCCATCTATCATCAATGTTAAAAAACACGACACAAGGGGGTGCTGCTGGAGATGGGGAAAATGGTGTAAGCCTTGGTGTCAATGGAGGTGATGGTGGTAATTTTAACAATCAGCATAACTCCAACCATGCTGTTCACTTATTTACCGATATTGCAAATACGAATACAACCTTAAACATTCTTGCTTCTGCAACTGGTGGGCGAGGAGGTAACGGGGGTAATGCTTCTTGTTCTATATTTTCCTGTGGAGATGGTGGCCATGGTGGTAACGGGGAAGAGGCGATTAGTATTACACCTTTAAATAATGGCAATACAACCGTTGTTTTGAATACTGAAATACTCAGTGCTGTTGTTACTGGCGGTGCTGGTGGTCAAGGCGGTACTGGCGTAACCTCAGGTAATGGTGGTCATGGTGGTGAAGCGATTTTTATCACGAATGATGGCATTGCTTCTGATGGGTTTAGCTCCTCGTTAACAGCGACTGCAAATATTCGCTCAAGCGTGGTTGGTGGTCAAGGTGGCGCTGGTGTGACTGCAGGTAATGGTGGCGCAGGTATTAATATTGTTGATGGTACTTCAGGAACAAATAACACTACGTTAAATATTGGTTATAAAGATGATAGTAATACAACAAGTACTGATCACCTTGTTACTATAAAAGGTGGGCAAGCAGGGGGAAGCTCAGGCACTGCGGGTGTTGGTATTGTGGCTGATATTGATAACGCTGGTTCTAGTTTAACATTGAATATTGCAGCATCAGGTGTTATTGAAGGTACGAGTTCAAGCAGTACAGGTGCAAAAATAGGCACAGCCATTGATGCCTCTGCATCCACTCAATCGATGACGATGAAGGGTGGAGGAAAAATTCTTGGGAATATTTTATTACCTAATAATACCAGCGATACTGATAGAAATGATATAACAATTTCTAACGCGGTATCAGGATATATCATCGGCGATGGTAATAATGACTATACCCTTTTGGATGGCACATTTAGTCCAGAGGATACGTTCTATGGTATTCAAGATACAAAAAATGGTGAACTTGATACGCTGACGGTTGGCAATGGTACGACTTCACAGTTTACTTCTGCCTGTGATATTCATAATACCGCTTGTAATAATAAAGCGGGTTTCCCAACTTTGCACGAAGTGGATACGATTACGATTAAAGATAAGGCAAATTTTGTCTCTTATGGCGCGATCAGCCAAGAAGGAGGTGTTCGTGGGACAATGACACTTGAGTCACAAGGAACTGCATCCTTGCTTGAACTTAATCTTGGTAGTCAGATGACTTTGAAAAATGTGCTTACTGGGAGCACTTTAGATGATAGTGGCAACGTGAATACTGATGGTTATACCCGTATTGATGCAGATATTACGGTTAATGGGAATTCAGGAATTGTTTTTGAGGTGGCTCCGGGTATAAACAGGGTGCCTGGGTTAAGGCTTTACTCAGATACAATGGGTTCGCTGACACTGAATCAGTATGGGGTAGTTAAACTTGCGATTGGATTTAGTCAAATTGATCAGCGTAATCGAACGATTCAAGGAGCTTATAATTCTGCTGCAGATAGTGTGTTTTTTTACTCAGTTTAGAGGTGGTACTGCAAGTGCTTATACACTGACCGCGAGTGGGGTGACAGCCAATGGAGATTATTGGGTTTATGTACCGAGTACATCAAGAGATAAAATCACAAAAGGTGATAAATACCCCGTTATTCTTAATAGCCAATTAAGTACTGATGCTGTTGTTGGCTCAAGCCCAGAAGTATTTTTTGTTGATCATTTAGGTCAAAAAAGCGGACAACCCAAAGTATGATAATGGTGAGTTTATTACCTTTACTGCACAGCGAGATGCAGATGATGCTGATAGAGTGATCTTGCTTGCTGGTGGTAGTGGTACGACGCCTGTGGTTCCTGTGACCCCTGTGACGCCACCAGATCCAGATCCGGTCGATCCTGATAAATGTGGTATCCCAGGGATTTGTGGTAATCCAGATACCCCGATTGTTGATCCAAGTGATGCGCCTGCACCGGTATCGAACTTAGGAACCGTAGGGGCTTCAACCGAGCTTGTTTCGGCAATTAATAACCTGGTGACTGAGGTGTATGAAGGACCAGGGTCAGCCACAGGCTTGCAAGTGTCGCAAATTGGTCAAAGTGGGGTCTCAACTGGGGGAGCGGCAGCAAATAATGATGCATCTGCAGGAAAACGTAAGCCGTTTTCAGTGTGGGCGCGAGCCTATGGTACTCATACCAATCAAGAGGCTTATGATGGTTATGACGGCTATCGCTCGAATATGGGCGGTTTATTACTCGCGATGGATCGCTCTAAAGCGATGGGACCAAATTCGGTACTAAGTATCGGTGGTGCGCTTGGTTATAGTAGTAATCATACCAATGGTATTAGCAATGTGGCTGGAGGCAACCCATCAACGATTGATGTGGATGGTTACCAGTTGGCCGGTTATGTCACCCAACTAACGGATAAATACTTTTTACTGGGTATTTTAGGTTATAGTTTCAACAAATTTGAGACGGAGCGGATGGATAATTTAGGCCAGACCTTCAAGTCTGAGTTTGATGGTGGTCATGCTTTCTTGAACTTAAAAGGCACGTATGACTTTATGAAAAGTGGTGCTTGGACTTTAAGCGGGATCGCGCAAACAACATTTAACCACCTAACTTATGATGAAATGGTTGAGAATGATCTTTCTTCTGGCGGTTATAAAGTAGCGATTGATGATCATAATATTTGGACAGCAGCCTTAGGTGCTAAGCTAAAATATGACATCATTTCCGATGCAAATCGTGTGTTCCAACCTGAGATTCATGGTCGGGTGTACTATGACATCTTAGGGGATCGCTTTAATATGGAGGTGTCAAATACTAACTTGATACCAACAGCGACAGAAGGGGCGAAGCCTGATCGTTTATCTTATAACATTGGTGCAGGTTTAACCATGTATGGTATCTGGGGTGTGAACCTCACACTGAACTATGATTACACATGGCGTGAGCATGCTGATGAGCATAATGTGTCATTAAAAGCACGTTATCGTTTCTAAGCTTAAAGTTTAACTGCATTAAGCAACATTAAGGGAGGCATGCCTCCCTTTCTCTGTTATTAACCTGTGGGCTCTGAAACATCGTTGATTAAGCCTAATTGCTGGTAAAGTGGTTTTTTCTTTTTCTCAAATTCTTGCACGAGCTTCTCGGTATGGGCGAGGGCTTCTTCTTGCTCTTGGATTAATTTGCCTTCAGAAATAAAAGCTCGATTGTGTGATTTCATTTCTTGGAGCATTTTAGTCACGAGCTGGCTGCCGCTGAGTTTTTTGCTGTGCTTTAACAGCATTTGATCTTCAGGGCTAATACTTAAGCCAGTTCCTTGATAAGCAAAAAAGTTGAGGGCTTGATCAGAAAAGGCACGTTCACAGATAATTTGGTTAATTTTCTGAATGGATTTTTGTGACTTAACAGGATTCACTAATACTGCTTGGTTGCTCATCAATAATACACTGACGACACTTAAAACATCATTGAGGCTAAAGTCGGTGACCTTCATGATATTTTTAATAGCAACTGCGTTATTTTTGAGAGCAGCAACGACAGGTAAGGCTTTTTCTTCACTGAGAGAAACCTCACCGACATCAATCGTTACTTTTAATTTAATATCTTCAGGTTGGCAGACCAGTGCGATAGAAAATTTTTGTAAAATTTCTATTTGCTCTTTATCAGTCAAAATACGTGCGCCTCGGCAGTAGACATCTCGGCGGAATTTTTTATTGACCAATAAGTCTTTAGTGAACTCACGCATAGCGACTGTTGGTTGCTCATTGACCAGCTCAATTTGTTCTGGAGTTAACTGGTATTGGTTATAATTATCATAAAGTGTGGCAGAGCCAATATAGCTTAATTTAGCGTCTCCCATCTCATTCATAATGTCAGTGACGTATAACGGGTTCCAGTCTTGGTTTAAATACTCCTGGGCAAGATATTGTTCTTTGAACCTTTCAAGCTCATTGATTTGTTGCTCGATTTGTGGGTTTAAGCGAATAAAAGCAGCATTTTTTTCCTTTAAGTTTTTGAATATAGCTTCTAGCAATTTGGACTTTCGCCACCGTATGGGCATTGTGGCTTTGGCTCATGGAGTTAATGGCTTCACGAAACGGCAAGACGTGGCTCCAGCCGGGCATGCTGTTGTAGCTGTTATAAACAATGCCACCGGTGTTTAAATGATCTTTAATAAACTCACAAACGGCGAGGCGGTTTTTCTCGCTGATCCATGAATAAACACCATGGAGGACGATATAATCAAATTTGCCGAGGTTCAATTGATCAGCGTCTTGAAAGCTTGTTTCATGAAAATGCATGTTGTTAAGTTCAGCTTCATCGGCTAAATGGCGTGCATTAGCAATATGCACCGGCATAAAATCGATGGCATGAAACTCAGCCTCAGGAAAAGAGGCGGCTAAGATATTTGCAGTGACGCCATTACCTGAGCCTAATTCACAATAACGAAAGATTTTTTTTGGATGTAGGCGGCGAGACTTTATTGATCGCACAGATAAAGTCTAGATAGTTTGGGGCGAGTTCTTTAAAAAAATCAGCGACGTATTCAGAGTCAGTATGATAGCCATCAGTCCAGTCCATGATTCCCTCCTAAAATGGGTAGATGTGCATTACTAAGTCTAGTGCTTTCATTATTAAGAGTAAATTTTAAATTAGCGCAAAATCAATCTTCTGTGACGTAAAAGCGTACGTTTTGGTGGGTTTGTGGTATACTTATGGAGTCATGAGAAGTTATAAACTGTGTTTGAAAAGGGTAACAGCCATGAAAACATTAAATATTACTCAAGTGCGCAGCGATATTTATAAACTTGTAGAAAACCTTGAGCAAAGTCACGAACCCGTTCATATTACAGGCAAAAAAGGCAATGCCGTCATGGTTTCGGAGAAAGACTGGGAAAATATTCAGGAAACTTTGCATTTAATGTCTATACCTGGAATGGCTGAAAGCATACGAGAAGGGCTAGAGCAACCCATTGATGATTGTTCAGATAAGCTCGATTGGTGATCTTTTGTGTATCTATTAAAATATACCGCTCAAGCGAAAAAAGATGCCAAAAAATTAACTAAAAGCGGATTAAAAGAAGACGCTAAAAGCCTTCTTGATATTATTGTTGTAGATCCATATCAAGAACCACCACCTGTAAAGGTGTTGGTTGGTGATCTTACCGGCGCTTTGTCCAGGCGTATTAGTTATCAACATCGTCTTGTCTACCAAGTTGTCGATGACAAATTTATAAAAATAATACGAATGTGGAGCCACTACGAGTAATCAGGGTACTTCTTAGGCAATAGAAAGGCAGCTTACGCTGCCTTTCTAAGGTTGGTTAAAGTAATAAAATTAGAAGTTATAACGGACCTTCACAGAACCGCTATACGCTGATGAGTGAGACTCCCAGTCATACTGACCAGAAACCGATGCCATCCAGCTCTGACCAAGCTTCATGTTTAAGCCTAATTGAGCAGAGAGGATGTTACGATCTGGATCGACCCCTTCAACTAGCACACCCGCTGTATCTGGATTACCTGCTCCACCGGCGAGTACGGTACGTGAGTCAACACGGTTACCGGTTTGATGGTAAGCCATCAACTGCAAGCTAGGTGTAAAGACATTATCTCCAGATGCCATGTTATAAGCTAAGCGAACCCCTGCACCGACGCGAATCGCGTGTACGGGCTCTTGCTGAATGGTTTGTGCCGCACTACCTGTGGTCACACTACTGGTTTCTGTGTACTCTTCTGCGTTCACATAAGTGTAGCTTGCAGAGCCCAGCGGAGTTAAAGACAGTGCATGAGATAACGGAATGTTAAAGCCTGCTGCTACATTAGCAGAGAAGACATTACCATTGTATTCCGCGCTTAAGGTTTGTGCTACACCTGAGGTGATTTGGTTGGTGTAGTCATATTGGTTTAAGCCATAGGCGATGTTACCATTGATAAAGAACTTATCAACTGTCACACCCATGTATAAGCTACCAAGGTAACTCTTCACATTGGATTGCTGTTGGCGTGTTTGAGTATCTACATCAGTTTTACCATAGGCTAAGGCGAAACCTAGAGTAAAGTTACGGCCGATGAGGGTATCAGCACCCATGGTCAGACCATAGGTGTTGGCATCGTAACCAAAGCCACCATCACGTCCATCATCTTCAACCTTACCACCGAAGACTTCACCCCAAACACCATGCTTAGCTGCACCAGAACCCGTTGCGATCCCTGTGCCTGGAATGCTAGCAAGTTGTGCTCCTTGCAATGCAGTCACACGGTTTTGTAACACACCACCAGAGCCGGCAAAGGTATTCAATGCACTGATTACACCATAGGTGTTAGATCCTGAGCTATCAGGAGTGACTTGATCTAAAAAGGTATTTAACTCGTCTTGAGTCATGCTTAGAGTCGCATTGGATAGGACTTGAGCATTTGTTAAGCCCGTTGCGGCGCTGGAGTAGCTGTCTAAATTTGCATTTGCAAAGGCAGAGAAGCGAGGGTCAACAACATCTTGAATCGCTTGGGACTCACCATTCGCTACAATTGTGACAGTTTGGCCAGTTTCACCATCTTTACGTTTAGCAGGTAATAAAGCAGTAGAGACTATGTTAAGGGCGCTATCATCAAGCGATGTAGCTCCTGAAGCATTAATGATCGCTAGTGTTTCATTATTTGTAAACTGCTTGATATTACCATCTGTGAAGTTGCTGCCCTGAGGAGCTTTTTCAACGATGATTTTGGTTCCTGCAAGTTGGATTGCTCCACCAGTGATCGTTAAGGTCGCATCTCCACCAGCGTCAACTGTGTTTGGAACCGCTTGGAAGGTTAGTGAATTTGAAC
This genomic stretch from Piscirickettsia litoralis harbors:
- a CDS encoding autotransporter outer membrane beta-barrel domain-containing protein, with product MLKNTTQGGAAGDGENGVSLGVNGGDGGNFNNQHNSNHAVHLFTDIANTNTTLNILASATGGRGGNGGNASCSIFSCGDGGHGGNGEEAISITPLNNGNTTVVLNTEILSAVVTGGAGGQGGTGVTSGNGGHGGEAIFITNDGIASDGFSSSLTATANIRSSVVGGQGGAGVTAGNGGAGINIVDGTSGTNNTTLNIGYKDDSNTTSTDHLVTIKGGQAGGSSGTAGVGIVADIDNAGSSLTLNIAASGVIEGTSSSSTGAKIGTAIDASASTQSMTMKGGGKILGNILLPNNTSDTDRNDITISNAVSGYIIGDGNNDYTLLDGTFSPEDTFYGIQDTKNGELDTLTVGNGTTSQFTSACDIHNTACNNKAGFPTLHEVDTITIKDKANFVSYGAISQEGGVRGTMTLESQGTASLLELNLGSQMTLKNVLTGSTLDDSGNVNTDGYTRIDADITVNGNSGIVFEVAPGINRVPGLRLYSDTMGSLTLNQYGVVKLAIGFSQIDQRNRTIQGAYNSAADSVFFYSV
- a CDS encoding autotransporter outer membrane beta-barrel domain-containing protein; the protein is MILLAGGSGTTPVVPVTPVTPPDPDPVDPDKCGIPGICGNPDTPIVDPSDAPAPVSNLGTVGASTELVSAINNLVTEVYEGPGSATGLQVSQIGQSGVSTGGAAANNDASAGKRKPFSVWARAYGTHTNQEAYDGYDGYRSNMGGLLLAMDRSKAMGPNSVLSIGGALGYSSNHTNGISNVAGGNPSTIDVDGYQLAGYVTQLTDKYFLLGILGYSFNKFETERMDNLGQTFKSEFDGGHAFLNLKGTYDFMKSGAWTLSGIAQTTFNHLTYDEMVENDLSSGGYKVAIDDHNIWTAALGAKLKYDIISDANRVFQPEIHGRVYYDILGDRFNMEVSNTNLIPTATEGAKPDRLSYNIGAGLTMYGIWGVNLTLNYDYTWREHADEHNVSLKARYRF
- a CDS encoding methyltransferase regulatory domain-containing protein, with product MLEAIFKNLKEKNAAFIRLNPQIEQQINELERFKEQYLAQEYLNQDWNPLYVTDIMNEMGDAKLSYIGSATLYDNYNQYQLTPEQIELVNEQPTVAMREFTKDLLVNKKFRRDVYCRGARILTDKEQIEILQKFSIALVCQPEDIKLKVTIDVGEVSLSEEKALPVVAALKNNAVAIKNIMKVTDFSLNDVLSVVSVLLMSNQAVLVNPVKSQKSIQKINQIICERAFSDQALNFFAYQGTGLSISPEDQMLLKHSKKLSGSQLVTKMLQEMKSHNRAFISEGKLIQEQEEALAHTEKLVQEFEKKKKPLYQQLGLINDVSEPTG
- a CDS encoding class I SAM-dependent methyltransferase; amino-acid sequence: MRSIKSRRLHPKKIFRYCELGSGNGVTANILAASFPEAEFHAIDFMPVHIANARHLADEAELNNMHFHETSFQDADQLNLGKFDYIVLHGVYSWISEKNRLAVCEFIKDHLNTGGIVYNSYNSMPGWSHVLPFREAINSMSQSHNAHTVAKVQIARSYIQKLKGKKCCFYSLKPTNRATNQ
- a CDS encoding type II toxin-antitoxin system Phd/YefM family antitoxin, with translation MKTLNITQVRSDIYKLVENLEQSHEPVHITGKKGNAVMVSEKDWENIQETLHLMSIPGMAESIREGLEQPIDDCSDKLDW
- a CDS encoding Txe/YoeB family addiction module toxin, which encodes MYLLKYTAQAKKDAKKLTKSGLKEDAKSLLDIIVVDPYQEPPPVKVLVGDLTGALSRRISYQHRLVYQVVDDKFIKIIRMWSHYE